One segment of Vulpes lagopus strain Blue_001 chromosome 8, ASM1834538v1, whole genome shotgun sequence DNA contains the following:
- the LOC121497726 gene encoding translation initiation factor IF-2-like: MPGLFRRAPPLPPSAFLPAPRGSGTPPSANLGSRRPSSSSEAALASSRPVSPFRLPLPFLTRKSGRCRSGLRIVPRGALLEAGPGGSGVRGEGAACGRRTLRRGRSHRGPNNGGCGCCACARRRGGGSTPRSDPPAAGPRPSGLRRGGRRAPGEAAEGRPRRASAGRGARELGRRRVGRPPRRWSAQGGELPSGARRGGPGRSRDLREGRAPPRPGGARAGAEEGARLRAWALNADRAGGGRGSSRCVLASCFPPPAGPSPPSLRFPFFSSSSSSSPKSFGEGKFARTFCVCLKAQGVPDAAAANCTSQSAAGTARHWHAGPS, encoded by the exons ATGCCCGGCCT TTTCCGCCGcgcccctcctctcccaccctcggccttcctccccgccccgcgcggctCCGGAACGCCGCCTTCGGCAAACCTCGGCTCGCGCCGGCCTTCCTCTTCCTCCGAGGCCGCGCTCGCCTCCTCGCGACCCGTCAGCCCTTTCCGGTTGCCGCTGCCTTTCCTCACGCGCAAGTCCGGCCGCTGCCGTTCCGGCTTAAGGATAGTCCCGCGCGGGGCCCTGCTCGAGGCTGGCCCCGGGGGCTCCGGGgtgcgcggggagggggccgccTGCGGGAGGAGGACGCTGCGGCGCGGGAGAAGCCATCGCGGACCAAATAACGGCGGCTGTGGCTGCTGCGCGTGCGCCCGGCGGCGCGGGGGAGGGAGCACGCCCCGGAGTGACCCTCCggccgccggcccccgcccctcgGGGCTCCGGCGGGGAGGTCGGCGAGCCCCCGGGGAGGCTGCGGAGGGGCGTCCGCGGCGGGCGTCGGCGGGCAGGGGCGCCCGGGAGCTGGGCCGCCGGCGCGTGGGGAGGCCGCCTCGCCGCTGGAGCGCGCAGGGTGGCGAGCTGCCGAGCGGGGCCCGGCGCGGGGGCCCAGGGCGGTCGCGGGACCTGCGGGAAGGCCGTGCGCCGCCGCGGCCGGGAGGGGCACGCGCCGGGGCCGAGGAGGGCGCGCGGCTCCGGGCGTGGGCGCTGAACGCCGACCGCGCGGGCGGGGGTCGAGGGTCGAGCCGCTGCGTCCTTGCTTCCTGTTTTCCGCCCCCGGCTGGGCCTTCCCCACCCTCTCTTCGTTTCCCATTTTTCTCCTCTAGTTCCTCTTCGTCGCCGAAGTCCTTTGGTGAAGGAAAATTCGCTCGGACGTTCTGCGTGTGCCTGAAGGCACAGGGTGTGCCAGATGCGGCTGCGGCGAATTGCACTTCGCAGAGCGCTGCGGGCACAGCCCGGCATTGGCACGCCGGCCCCAGTTAG